One part of the Marinobacterium rhizophilum genome encodes these proteins:
- a CDS encoding riboflavin synthase subunit alpha produces the protein MFTGIVQGKARVVAVQRHPQFMQLSLDLPPERANQLEQGASIAVNGTCLTVTGFEGARVDFDLIVETLRATNLGELKPGDEVNFERAARFGDEIGGHLLSGHVHATAEITGIETTEHNCIISFAVPQTLQKYILPKGFVALNGCSLTIGEVQDGQFNVYLIPETLAVTRFGSARIGERVNLEVDPHTQAVVDTVERYLDAQSKG, from the coding sequence ATGTTTACCGGTATCGTTCAGGGCAAAGCCCGTGTCGTCGCAGTGCAACGCCACCCCCAGTTTATGCAACTCAGCCTGGATTTGCCGCCCGAGCGCGCCAATCAACTCGAGCAGGGTGCCAGCATCGCGGTCAATGGCACCTGCCTCACGGTTACCGGCTTTGAAGGTGCAAGGGTCGACTTTGACCTGATTGTCGAGACACTGCGTGCCACCAACCTCGGCGAGTTAAAGCCGGGTGATGAGGTCAACTTCGAGCGAGCGGCACGCTTTGGTGATGAAATTGGCGGACACCTGCTGTCGGGGCATGTCCATGCCACTGCCGAGATCACCGGCATTGAAACCACAGAGCACAACTGCATCATCAGCTTTGCCGTGCCACAGACACTGCAGAAATACATTCTTCCCAAGGGGTTTGTCGCACTCAACGGCTGCAGTCTCACCATCGGCGAGGTGCAGGATGGCCAGTTCAATGTCTATCTGATCCCGGAAACCCTGGCGGTTACGCGCTTTGGGTCGGCCCGCATAGGCGAGCGCGTCAATCTCGAAGTGGACCCTCACACCCAGGCGGTGGTCGACACCGTGGAGCGCTACCTCGACGCACAATCAAAGGGCTGA
- a CDS encoding hemerythrin domain-containing protein, whose protein sequence is MTIVAELRSDHLNLDRLLDILNAKVAKLRAGTRPNYRLMADAVSYIGDYADQYHHSREDALLAHFRGRDASLDDLMQQCETQHQRLQALSHDLSDVIDSILNDTLVPMDQLVDKLELYVREQKAHMAFEEQQIFPQLERLGQASDWERMLAQLPRNADPLFGEHQSEEYVELYRDLLQDMTP, encoded by the coding sequence ATGACCATTGTTGCCGAACTGCGCAGCGATCATCTTAATCTTGATCGTCTGCTGGACATCCTTAATGCCAAGGTCGCCAAACTGCGCGCCGGCACCCGGCCCAATTATCGGCTTATGGCCGATGCCGTCAGCTACATCGGTGATTACGCCGATCAGTACCACCATTCACGGGAAGACGCTCTGCTGGCGCACTTTCGGGGCCGCGATGCGTCGCTCGATGACCTCATGCAGCAATGTGAAACTCAGCATCAGCGCCTGCAGGCGCTGTCCCATGACCTGAGCGATGTGATCGACAGCATACTGAACGATACCCTGGTGCCAATGGACCAGTTGGTCGACAAGCTGGAACTCTATGTGCGTGAGCAGAAGGCTCACATGGCGTTTGAAGAACAGCAGATTTTCCCGCAGCTGGAGCGTCTGGGCCAGGCCTCGGACTGGGAGCGAATGCTGGCGCAGCTGCCGCGCAATGCGGACCCGCTGTTTGGCGAGCACCAGTCCGAAGAATATGTCGAGCTGTACCGGGATCTGCTGCAGGACATGACGCCCTAG
- a CDS encoding TIGR01777 family oxidoreductase, with protein sequence MKVLISGGSGFIGTALVRDLVARGHEVLVLSRSVQRTSRRLGVRVLGGLDQIGSGEAIDAIVNLAGAPIVGRRWTDARKRELRASRLNTTEALLELIARLERPPEVLVSGSAVGYYGSHSGDMPLTEEADDYRPGFSHQLCADWESCALQAEALGVRVCLLRTGIVLGAGGALSKMLPAFRCGLGGPVGNGRQWMSWIALEDELAIIRFLLEQSTLRGPFNACAPDAVTNAGFATALGAVLRRPARLRVPATVLELLLGEASELLVSGQRVYPRRLLDAGYEFRCTSLEEALKAAVAG encoded by the coding sequence ATGAAGGTTCTGATCAGCGGCGGGAGTGGGTTTATCGGTACGGCACTGGTACGTGATCTGGTGGCCAGGGGGCATGAGGTTCTGGTGTTGTCGCGCTCGGTGCAGCGAACCTCGCGCCGGCTTGGCGTGCGGGTACTGGGTGGCCTCGATCAGATCGGCAGCGGCGAGGCGATCGATGCCATCGTCAATCTGGCCGGTGCCCCCATCGTTGGCCGGCGCTGGACTGACGCACGCAAGCGTGAGCTGCGTGCAAGCCGCCTCAATACCACCGAGGCGTTGCTGGAGCTGATTGCGCGGCTGGAGAGGCCGCCGGAGGTGCTGGTCAGTGGCTCGGCGGTGGGTTATTACGGCAGTCACAGCGGCGATATGCCATTGACGGAAGAAGCGGATGATTACAGGCCGGGGTTCTCACACCAGCTCTGTGCCGACTGGGAGAGCTGTGCATTGCAGGCCGAGGCACTGGGTGTACGGGTCTGTCTGCTGCGTACCGGGATTGTGCTGGGAGCCGGGGGGGCGCTGAGCAAGATGCTGCCGGCCTTTCGCTGCGGGCTCGGCGGCCCTGTCGGTAACGGGCGGCAGTGGATGTCCTGGATTGCACTGGAGGACGAGCTGGCTATTATTCGCTTCCTGCTGGAGCAGAGCACCCTGCGCGGGCCCTTCAATGCCTGCGCACCGGATGCGGTCACTAACGCGGGTTTTGCAACGGCCCTGGGGGCGGTGCTGCGGCGCCCGGCGCGGCTGCGGGTGCCGGCGACCGTACTGGAGCTGTTGCTGGGGGAGGCCAGTGAACTGCTGGTGTCGGGGCAGCGGGTGTACCCTCGGCGCCTGCTTGATGCCGGCTATGAGTTTCGCTGCACCTCACTGGAGGAGGCGCTTAAAGCGGCTGTCGCAGGTTGA